A genomic stretch from Streptomyces sp. QL37 includes:
- a CDS encoding HAMP domain-containing sensor histidine kinase, translating to MKWGPPRRLAGLAARLGLRRGTARTRFTALYVTLFLLSGTALLVIAAVVASGGSRSSQTVPGGGTDQPATEAQAQGRIDALERQLAQAHDTQSRQIVIGSAIALGVMTVISVGLGWFVAGRVLRPLRVMTAATRRITADSLHERLAIGGPGDEVKDLADTIDDLLGRLEGSFDAQRLFVANASHELRTPLTTMRASLDVALAKPGPVPETTATLAARIRAELDQVDRLLESFLVLARTQHGEFTDSARLDLGQLALTALTGRAKDIVAKGLTVREDRIEDSAWVWGSRTLLRRVADNVVDNAIAYNDPGGWISVAVQTEGDEAGAVSLVVESSGPVLDQRRVTDLAQPFRRLGADRTGTGQGSGLGLSIVAAITQAHHGTLDLRARPDGGLRVTIALPRADGRAAAKAPDTETGVAR from the coding sequence ATGAAATGGGGTCCGCCCCGACGGCTCGCGGGCCTGGCAGCCCGGCTCGGCCTGCGCCGGGGCACTGCCCGCACCCGCTTCACCGCCTTGTACGTGACTCTGTTCCTGCTGTCGGGAACGGCGCTGCTGGTCATCGCGGCCGTGGTGGCATCCGGCGGATCGCGCTCCAGCCAGACCGTCCCCGGTGGCGGCACCGATCAGCCCGCCACGGAGGCACAGGCCCAGGGCCGCATCGACGCGCTGGAGCGGCAGCTGGCCCAGGCGCACGACACCCAGTCCCGGCAGATCGTGATCGGCTCCGCCATCGCCCTCGGCGTCATGACCGTGATCTCGGTCGGCCTCGGCTGGTTCGTCGCCGGCCGGGTGCTGCGCCCGCTGCGCGTGATGACGGCGGCCACCCGCCGGATCACCGCCGACAGCCTGCACGAACGCCTGGCCATCGGCGGCCCCGGCGACGAGGTGAAGGACCTCGCCGACACCATCGACGACCTCCTCGGCCGCCTGGAGGGATCCTTCGACGCCCAGCGCCTCTTCGTCGCCAACGCCTCCCACGAGCTGCGCACCCCGCTCACCACGATGCGGGCCTCCCTTGACGTGGCCCTCGCCAAGCCGGGCCCGGTACCCGAGACCACGGCCACGCTGGCCGCCCGGATACGCGCCGAACTCGACCAGGTGGACCGGCTGCTGGAGAGCTTCCTCGTCCTGGCTCGCACCCAGCACGGTGAGTTCACCGACTCGGCCCGCCTCGACCTCGGCCAACTCGCGCTGACCGCCTTGACCGGACGGGCAAAGGACATCGTGGCCAAGGGGCTGACCGTGCGTGAGGACCGGATCGAGGACTCCGCGTGGGTGTGGGGCAGCCGGACGCTGCTGCGCCGCGTGGCCGACAACGTGGTCGACAACGCGATCGCGTACAACGACCCCGGGGGCTGGATCAGTGTCGCGGTACAGACCGAAGGAGATGAGGCGGGCGCAGTGTCCCTCGTCGTCGAGTCCAGCGGGCCGGTCCTCGACCAGCGGCGGGTGACGGACCTCGCGCAGCCCTTCCGCCGTCTTGGCGCCGACCGGACCGGCACCGGCCAGGGCAGCGGCCTCGGCCTGTCCATCGTCGCGGCCATCACCCAGGCCCACCACGGCACCCTGGACCTGCGCGCCCGCCCCGACGGCGGCCTGCGCGTGACCATCGCCCTCCCTCGTGCGGACGGCAGGGCGGCCGCGAAAGCCCCCGACACAGAGACGGGCGTGGCGCGTTGA
- a CDS encoding ATP-binding cassette domain-containing protein → MSDESTKATIEVIGLRKRFGPQLALDGMTFTVRPGRVTGFVGPNGAGKSTTMRVILGLDAAEEGKALVDGVPYRTLRRPLRHLGALLDASALQPSRTAHDHLLWLAHSQGLSARRVDEVIEQAGLGTAARRKAGGFSLGMRQRLGIAAALLGDPPVVMLDEPFNGLDPDGIVWMRGFLAELARQGRAVLVSSHLMSELEDTADHLVVIGRGRVIADTSVSELLADAAGGRVTLRTSAPPRAAQVLHGAGATVLATGPDTLGVTGLPDEEIVALLARNGVPFSQVSAHRATLEEAYMELTRDAVEYRGVPAGEATR, encoded by the coding sequence ATGAGCGATGAGAGTACGAAGGCGACGATCGAGGTCATCGGTCTGCGCAAACGCTTCGGGCCACAGCTGGCTCTGGACGGTATGACGTTCACCGTGCGGCCCGGACGAGTGACCGGCTTCGTCGGCCCGAACGGCGCGGGCAAGTCCACCACCATGCGCGTCATCCTGGGCCTTGACGCGGCAGAGGAGGGAAAGGCCCTGGTCGACGGGGTGCCGTACCGCACCCTGCGTCGCCCGCTTCGGCATCTGGGGGCACTGCTCGACGCCTCCGCGCTGCAGCCGAGCCGCACCGCCCATGACCACCTGCTGTGGCTGGCCCACTCACAGGGCTTGTCGGCCCGGCGCGTGGACGAGGTCATCGAACAGGCCGGCCTGGGCACGGCGGCCCGGCGCAAGGCCGGCGGCTTCTCGCTGGGCATGCGCCAGCGCCTGGGGATCGCGGCGGCGCTGCTCGGTGACCCGCCGGTGGTCATGCTGGACGAGCCGTTCAACGGCCTGGACCCCGACGGCATCGTGTGGATGCGCGGCTTCCTGGCGGAGTTGGCCCGGCAGGGCCGCGCCGTCCTGGTCTCCAGTCACCTGATGAGCGAACTCGAAGACACCGCGGACCATCTCGTGGTGATCGGCCGCGGTCGGGTCATCGCGGACACCAGCGTGTCCGAGCTGCTCGCCGATGCGGCCGGCGGCCGGGTCACGCTGCGTACCTCCGCGCCTCCGCGCGCCGCCCAGGTCCTGCACGGCGCGGGCGCCACCGTTCTCGCCACCGGCCCCGACACCCTCGGCGTCACGGGCCTGCCCGACGAGGAGATCGTGGCACTGCTCGCCCGGAACGGGGTGCCGTTCTCCCAGGTGTCCGCGCACCGGGCGACACTCGAAGAGGCGTACATGGAGCTCACCCGGGACGCGGTGGAGTACCGGGGCGTCCCGGCGGGGGAGGCCACGCGATGA
- a CDS encoding ABC transporter permease subunit: MTAILTPRPPATRRAERGGFLRTLHAEWTKFRTVRGWVLAMAGALLATIVVGLLGTASPAPGGRGADSASYPKGPGGEAVNDSFYFVHKTLTGDGTLTVPLRSLTGVADTGSGKATQGAQPWAKAGIIVKESLTQGAPYAAVMATGGHGVRMQYDYTHDTAGPSGKVTRESPRWLRLVRSGDILTGSSSTDGSHWTEVGQAKLPRLARTVQAGLFATSPQAKQETAAGTGFTPAVATGTFGRPALTGGWSRSAWSGTQVGGDAGTSGSYTNTTRGGFTQTDGSGFTVTGAGDIAPVVGGPVMGVGFSVENFLVGTFAGLIVVIAVGTVFITGEYRRGLLRTTMAATPLRERVLGAKALVAGGVAFAIGVVAAAITIPLGERSARGRGFHVFPVTSATEARVMVGTGLLCAAAAVLALGVGALLRRSGTAVALVIASIVVPFLLAASGVLPPGASDWLLRVTPAAGFAIQQTLPRYAQVLSVYEPSTGYYPLAPWAGLAVLCGYAALAFGLAVVRLRGRDV, from the coding sequence ATGACGGCCATCCTCACCCCTCGCCCTCCGGCCACGAGGCGCGCCGAGCGGGGCGGGTTCCTCAGGACGCTGCACGCCGAGTGGACGAAGTTCCGTACGGTACGCGGCTGGGTCCTCGCCATGGCGGGGGCGCTCCTGGCGACGATCGTGGTCGGCCTGCTCGGCACGGCCTCCCCCGCCCCCGGCGGTCGCGGCGCCGACTCCGCCTCGTACCCGAAGGGCCCCGGCGGCGAGGCCGTCAACGACAGCTTCTACTTCGTCCACAAGACGCTCACCGGCGACGGCACCCTCACCGTTCCCCTGCGGTCGCTGACCGGTGTGGCCGACACCGGGAGCGGCAAGGCGACTCAGGGCGCCCAGCCCTGGGCGAAGGCCGGGATCATCGTGAAGGAAAGCCTCACCCAGGGAGCCCCGTACGCGGCGGTCATGGCCACCGGCGGCCACGGCGTGCGCATGCAGTACGACTACACACACGACACGGCGGGCCCTTCCGGCAAGGTCACCCGGGAGTCCCCGCGCTGGCTGCGCCTGGTCCGCTCCGGCGACATCCTCACCGGTTCCTCCTCCACCGACGGCTCCCACTGGACCGAGGTGGGCCAGGCGAAGCTGCCAAGGCTTGCGCGCACCGTGCAGGCCGGGCTCTTCGCCACGTCACCGCAGGCGAAGCAGGAGACCGCGGCGGGCACGGGCTTCACCCCCGCCGTGGCCACGGGCACCTTCGGCCGCCCCGCCCTCACCGGCGGCTGGTCCCGGAGCGCGTGGAGCGGCACCCAGGTGGGTGGCGACGCGGGCACCTCCGGCAGCTACACGAACACCACCAGAGGCGGTTTCACCCAGACCGACGGCAGCGGCTTCACCGTGACCGGGGCCGGTGACATCGCACCGGTCGTCGGCGGGCCCGTCATGGGCGTCGGCTTCTCCGTCGAGAACTTCCTCGTCGGCACCTTCGCCGGGCTGATCGTGGTGATCGCCGTGGGCACGGTGTTCATCACCGGCGAGTACCGGCGCGGTCTGCTGCGTACGACCATGGCGGCAACTCCCCTGCGGGAACGGGTGCTTGGTGCCAAGGCGCTGGTGGCCGGGGGCGTCGCGTTCGCCATCGGCGTGGTGGCCGCCGCGATCACCATTCCCCTCGGGGAACGCAGCGCACGCGGCAGGGGCTTCCATGTCTTCCCCGTCACGTCGGCGACCGAAGCACGCGTCATGGTCGGCACCGGCCTGCTCTGCGCAGCCGCCGCCGTGCTCGCTCTCGGCGTCGGTGCCCTGCTGCGGCGCAGCGGCACGGCGGTCGCCCTGGTCATCGCGTCGATCGTGGTGCCCTTCCTGCTTGCCGCCTCCGGCGTACTGCCCCCGGGCGCCTCGGACTGGCTGCTGCGGGTGACCCCGGCTGCGGGCTTCGCCATCCAGCAGACCCTGCCGCGGTACGCGCAGGTGCTCAGCGTGTACGAGCCGTCGACCGGTTACTACCCGCTGGCGCCATGGGCCGGCCTCGCCGTGCTGTGCGGATACGCCGCGCTCGCCTTCGGTCTGGCCGTGGTGCGGCTGCGTGGGAGGGACGTATGA
- a CDS encoding ABC transporter permease subunit yields the protein MTLLRSARLTSTADGAWRGDFGRALRAEWTKLRTAGDTGRLLLLAVALTVAVGCGTAKAVKCPDAGCGQDAVKLALTGVTVGQAVIAVFAVLAVSGEYGTGMIRTTLTAVPNRLTVLTAKATVLATVILISGTAAVLASLLAGRHILAGNGFTEAHGYAPLSLADGPTLRAAVGSVLYLVLIALIGLGVATAVREAATAIGIVLGLLYLFPVVIQVVNDPEWQRHLQQISPMTAGLAVQATVHLHELPIGPWAGLGVLATWAAAALLVGGLLLQRRDA from the coding sequence ATGACTCTCCTGAGAAGTGCACGACTCACGAGCACGGCGGACGGCGCGTGGCGAGGGGACTTCGGCCGCGCCCTGCGCGCGGAGTGGACGAAGCTGCGCACCGCAGGGGACACGGGCAGATTGCTCCTGCTCGCCGTCGCGCTGACCGTGGCCGTCGGCTGCGGCACCGCCAAGGCGGTGAAGTGCCCGGATGCGGGGTGCGGCCAGGACGCCGTCAAGCTCGCGTTGACCGGCGTCACCGTCGGGCAGGCGGTCATCGCCGTCTTCGCGGTGCTGGCCGTCAGCGGCGAGTACGGCACCGGGATGATCCGCACCACGCTCACGGCGGTGCCGAACCGGCTCACCGTCCTCACCGCCAAGGCGACTGTCCTCGCCACGGTCATCCTGATCTCCGGGACGGCCGCCGTCCTCGCCTCGCTCCTTGCCGGCCGCCACATCCTGGCCGGCAACGGATTCACCGAGGCCCACGGCTACGCCCCGCTGTCCCTGGCCGACGGCCCGACCCTGCGCGCGGCCGTGGGTTCGGTCCTCTACCTCGTCCTGATCGCCCTGATCGGTCTCGGCGTGGCGACGGCGGTGCGGGAGGCGGCGACCGCCATCGGGATCGTGCTCGGGCTGCTCTATCTCTTCCCGGTCGTCATCCAGGTGGTCAACGACCCGGAGTGGCAGCGCCACCTCCAGCAGATCTCGCCCATGACCGCCGGACTCGCGGTCCAAGCCACCGTCCATCTGCACGAGCTGCCCATCGGCCCATGGGCCGGCCTGGGCGTACTCGCCACGTGGGCCGCGGCCGCGCTGCTGGTCGGCGGCCTGCTGCTGCAGAGGCGCGACGCGTAG
- a CDS encoding transcriptional regulator, translated as MEYSHDDEELVNQPIGYWTWAANKTLTAYVRGRLAAIGITQPQWWVLHQVLHSETGATRDEVISAQQGNLDVGAGLAPDIDLLVERKLLVLDTGRLQITDEGRALHQRAAETQRTSRTQVHTGIPDEEYLITLKVLQRMMRNAGGDVSAG; from the coding sequence ATGGAGTACTCGCACGACGACGAAGAGCTGGTGAACCAGCCGATCGGGTACTGGACGTGGGCCGCGAACAAGACGCTTACGGCGTACGTCAGGGGGCGGCTCGCGGCCATCGGAATCACACAGCCTCAGTGGTGGGTGCTGCACCAGGTGCTGCACAGCGAAACCGGTGCCACGCGGGACGAGGTGATCAGTGCCCAGCAGGGCAACCTGGACGTTGGCGCCGGCCTTGCTCCCGACATCGACCTTCTGGTGGAACGGAAGCTGCTCGTGCTGGACACCGGCCGACTCCAGATCACCGACGAAGGCAGGGCGCTGCACCAGCGCGCCGCCGAGACTCAGCGCACCAGCCGGACACAGGTGCACACGGGTATCCCGGACGAGGAATACCTGATCACCCTGAAGGTACTGCAACGCATGATGCGCAACGCGGGTGGAGACGTGTCCGCGGGGTGA
- a CDS encoding maleylpyruvate isomerase family mycothiol-dependent enzyme yields MKSGAVDVRAEIAAERQELADVLEGLTDHQWDAPTLCRGWRVREVAAHMSMGFRYSFGRTTLELARSGGNLHRMTDRVARRDAAVLTPHELAAALRVNAHHPWRPPVGGPAAALGHDVIHGLDITVALRLGRQVPMERLRIVLETVKPSTLRFFRANLGDVEMRATDLEWSYGRGTRVARPAQELLLLAYGRKLPAARADG; encoded by the coding sequence ATGAAGAGTGGAGCCGTGGACGTCCGTGCCGAGATCGCGGCCGAGCGGCAAGAACTGGCGGACGTGCTGGAAGGACTGACCGATCACCAGTGGGATGCGCCGACCTTGTGCCGCGGGTGGCGGGTGCGAGAGGTCGCCGCACACATGAGCATGGGATTCAGGTACTCGTTCGGCAGGACGACGCTGGAGCTGGCTCGGTCGGGAGGCAACCTGCACCGGATGACCGACCGCGTCGCGCGCCGCGACGCCGCTGTCCTCACGCCCCATGAACTCGCCGCAGCGCTGCGGGTCAATGCCCATCACCCCTGGAGACCGCCGGTAGGCGGCCCGGCAGCGGCACTCGGGCACGATGTCATTCACGGATTGGACATCACCGTCGCGCTCAGGCTCGGGCGACAAGTCCCCATGGAACGCCTGCGCATCGTGCTGGAAACCGTCAAGCCGAGCACGCTTCGCTTCTTCCGGGCGAACCTCGGCGATGTAGAAATGCGGGCCACCGACCTGGAGTGGTCGTACGGCAGGGGCACCCGGGTGGCGCGCCCCGCTCAGGAGCTCCTGCTGCTTGCCTACGGGCGCAAGCTCCCAGCGGCGCGCGCAGACGGCTGA
- a CDS encoding LysR family transcriptional regulator translates to MELRQLQYFLTVVEEANFTRAAARLHVAQPGVSAQIRQMERELGQPLLDRSGRRVTTTEAGEAVLPYARAALAAIEGMRQTVDEFTGLVRGHVTIGVVSGAATDEYDLAALLADFHDEYPQVEISLTEDTSARMLIALRRGELDLAIVGVTDDDPLPGTSFQVVIDTPLVAAMTPRDPLLLPVGRTALPLAELADRPLISLPRGTGIRGALERACRQAGFQPCIAFEAAAPSLLTRFAARGLGVAILPEIPSEAASALGVRTLPLTSPRLRGRIALAWPTDGPNTPAAKALLLRMQKALPPTEPSQHQCRIRHDSPCCDVTRRSDAGPDGVASPGFPGGRASTGSGDQRGPGPRRDP, encoded by the coding sequence ATGGAGCTCCGCCAGCTGCAGTACTTCCTCACCGTCGTCGAAGAGGCCAACTTCACCCGCGCCGCGGCCCGCCTGCATGTCGCGCAACCGGGGGTGAGTGCCCAGATCCGGCAGATGGAGAGGGAACTTGGGCAACCCCTGCTGGACCGGTCCGGTCGAAGGGTTACCACCACCGAAGCGGGCGAAGCTGTCCTTCCCTATGCGCGAGCAGCACTTGCGGCCATCGAGGGGATGCGGCAGACGGTGGACGAGTTCACCGGTCTGGTCCGAGGACATGTCACCATCGGCGTCGTCTCAGGGGCGGCCACCGACGAGTATGACCTGGCCGCCTTGCTCGCCGACTTCCACGACGAGTACCCGCAGGTGGAGATTTCCCTCACCGAGGACACTTCAGCACGCATGCTCATTGCCCTGCGTCGCGGTGAACTGGACCTTGCCATCGTCGGCGTCACCGACGACGACCCGCTGCCGGGCACCAGCTTCCAGGTCGTGATCGACACTCCACTGGTCGCCGCCATGACCCCGAGGGATCCACTGCTCCTCCCCGTCGGCCGTACAGCACTCCCACTGGCCGAGCTCGCCGACCGCCCACTCATCAGCCTTCCACGCGGCACCGGCATACGCGGCGCACTCGAACGCGCCTGCCGACAGGCGGGTTTTCAGCCATGCATCGCCTTCGAGGCCGCTGCGCCGAGTCTGCTGACACGCTTCGCCGCCCGCGGCCTCGGAGTCGCCATCCTCCCGGAGATCCCGTCCGAAGCCGCATCCGCTCTCGGCGTCCGCACTCTCCCCCTGACCTCCCCCCGCCTCCGCGGCCGGATTGCTCTCGCATGGCCGACGGACGGTCCCAACACTCCGGCAGCCAAGGCCCTCCTCCTCCGCATGCAAAAGGCCCTCCCGCCGACCGAACCCTCACAGCACCAGTGCCGCATCAGACACGATTCGCCCTGTTGTGACGTGACGCGCCGTTCGGATGCTGGTCCGGACGGCGTGGCTTCGCCAGGCTTTCCGGGTGGCAGAGCGAGTACGGGTTCGGGAGACCAGCGCGGACCGGGTCCGCGACGTGATCCATAA
- a CDS encoding LD-carboxypeptidase — protein sequence MTAPLYPAKPRPGDRVAVLSPSSGLPALLPLPYELGLRRLQDDFGLRPVEYPTTRKMGATPEQRAADIHAAFANPDIKAVFASIGGDDQITVLRHLDPGVLRANPKPFFGYSDNTNLLLYLRKLGIVSYHGGSVMVELGRPGAMNPLTADSLRAALFTSGEYEITPSSTYGDVDRPWQDPHTFKSEPEMEPADGWSWHNGDRVVEGVSWGGNLEIISWLLMADRAVQPVDDYAGNVLFLETSEDLPSARDVYWILRNMGERGLLRQFPALLMARAKSWSFEKQLSTRDRAHFRRQQRDAVLRALHQYAPDTMAVFDVDIGHTDPQLVIPVGGRIRVDGPARRILVTY from the coding sequence ATGACAGCCCCTCTCTACCCTGCCAAGCCCCGCCCCGGAGACCGGGTCGCGGTGTTGTCCCCCTCATCCGGTCTGCCCGCCCTCTTACCTCTGCCCTACGAATTGGGGCTGCGCAGACTCCAGGACGACTTCGGACTGAGGCCAGTCGAGTACCCGACGACCCGGAAGATGGGTGCGACGCCCGAGCAGCGGGCCGCGGACATCCACGCGGCCTTCGCGAATCCCGACATCAAGGCAGTGTTCGCCAGCATCGGCGGCGACGACCAGATCACCGTTCTCCGTCACCTCGACCCCGGCGTCCTCCGTGCCAACCCGAAGCCTTTCTTCGGCTACAGCGACAACACCAACCTGCTGCTGTACCTGCGGAAGCTGGGCATCGTCAGCTATCACGGCGGCTCGGTAATGGTCGAGCTCGGACGGCCCGGCGCGATGAATCCGCTGACCGCGGACTCCCTCCGGGCAGCGCTGTTCACCTCGGGCGAGTACGAGATCACGCCGTCAAGCACCTACGGAGACGTCGACCGCCCCTGGCAGGACCCGCACACTTTCAAGTCCGAACCGGAGATGGAACCAGCCGATGGCTGGAGCTGGCACAACGGCGACCGGGTAGTGGAAGGAGTCAGCTGGGGCGGCAACCTGGAGATCATCTCCTGGCTGTTGATGGCCGACCGCGCGGTGCAACCGGTGGACGACTACGCCGGGAACGTGCTCTTCCTCGAGACCTCGGAGGACCTGCCGAGCGCTCGGGACGTCTACTGGATCCTTCGGAACATGGGGGAACGCGGACTGCTGCGACAGTTCCCCGCGCTGTTGATGGCCAGGGCGAAGAGCTGGTCGTTCGAAAAGCAGCTCAGCACCCGGGACAGGGCACACTTCCGCCGGCAACAGCGAGACGCCGTCCTACGGGCTCTCCACCAGTACGCGCCCGACACCATGGCCGTGTTCGACGTCGACATCGGCCACACCGACCCTCAGCTCGTGATTCCCGTCGGAGGGCGAATCAGGGTGGACGGCCCGGCACGCCGGATCCTCGTCACCTACTGA
- a CDS encoding sporulation delaying protein family toxin codes for MKHYGRIVGIVAAVAVTGAAAFTTIGSANAAPTSQNTKASTGSTATVHTKISATEDGHQLFAGFFFGQGPVAAKLAADGNLGGIRPGVNDNPEAVRAVAELITKIEQKSPGIFADFSAKSRSGDPRLVDEGMTAVAQVLTDISQSTSPAPGNSDACAVLVVSVAVAAVVVAVATGGFFVNAAAVINVVVDTEEPEENLSRDELVAGLTKVLSTV; via the coding sequence GTGAAGCACTATGGGCGAATAGTGGGCATCGTCGCGGCTGTGGCGGTAACCGGCGCCGCGGCGTTCACGACCATCGGCAGCGCGAACGCCGCACCCACGAGCCAGAACACCAAGGCGAGCACCGGTTCGACGGCGACGGTCCATACGAAGATCTCTGCCACCGAGGACGGCCACCAGCTCTTCGCCGGATTCTTCTTCGGGCAGGGACCGGTGGCCGCGAAGCTGGCGGCCGATGGGAATCTCGGCGGCATCAGACCCGGCGTCAACGACAATCCCGAGGCTGTCCGTGCCGTGGCGGAGCTGATCACGAAGATCGAGCAGAAGTCTCCCGGCATCTTCGCCGACTTCTCGGCCAAGTCGCGCAGCGGCGACCCCAGGCTCGTGGACGAGGGCATGACCGCCGTCGCGCAGGTACTGACCGATATCTCCCAGTCGACCAGCCCCGCCCCCGGCAACTCGGATGCCTGCGCGGTCCTGGTCGTGTCCGTGGCGGTGGCGGCGGTGGTCGTCGCCGTGGCGACCGGAGGCTTCTTCGTCAACGCTGCCGCAGTCATCAATGTGGTGGTCGACACCGAGGAACCGGAAGAGAACCTGTCGAGGGATGAACTGGTGGCCGGGCTGACAAAGGTACTGAGCACCGTCTGA
- a CDS encoding SdpA family antimicrobial peptide system protein yields the protein MSGSVTVSARQTVEVPRSWITGTAVLCAVVALYVAQTQVPKNVLSLPAQKSVKPVVVTVAPQGWAFFTKSARSPEFEPFRRSGSTWTSASLGRHSAHGFDRVSRSQGIETALLLHEAGRATRTACELSPVQECLRKARVSTTVTNRTPDPTLCGPIAVVEQKPTPWAWRDLLPATRNPQSATLLDVSC from the coding sequence GTGAGCGGCAGTGTCACCGTGTCCGCCCGGCAGACGGTGGAAGTACCCCGGTCGTGGATCACCGGGACTGCCGTTCTGTGCGCCGTCGTCGCGCTCTACGTGGCTCAGACGCAGGTGCCGAAGAACGTCCTGTCACTGCCCGCCCAGAAGTCCGTCAAGCCCGTCGTGGTCACCGTCGCACCGCAGGGCTGGGCCTTCTTCACGAAGTCGGCGCGCAGCCCGGAATTCGAGCCCTTCCGCCGGAGCGGCTCCACCTGGACGAGTGCCTCGCTGGGCCGGCACTCCGCGCACGGATTCGATCGCGTCTCGCGCTCCCAGGGCATCGAGACCGCTCTGCTCCTCCATGAGGCGGGCAGGGCCACCCGTACCGCGTGCGAACTGAGTCCGGTACAGGAGTGCCTGAGGAAGGCCCGGGTGTCCACCACGGTCACCAACAGGACACCGGACCCGACCCTGTGCGGGCCGATAGCGGTGGTCGAGCAGAAGCCCACGCCGTGGGCCTGGCGCGACCTTCTGCCCGCCACTCGGAACCCGCAGAGCGCCACCCTGCTGGACGTCTCGTGCTGA